Proteins co-encoded in one Gracilimonas sediminicola genomic window:
- the nusB gene encoding transcription antitermination factor NusB has product MINRRQVRETVLKAIYALQLGKDSTQHVADTIIKKADFTKEKDLRRFAEKLFFETIDHEEELDEVIVDHIKNWDINRLALIDRMILKMAICEFIYFEEIPTKVSINEAIELAKRYSTAKSGRFINGILDAALSDLNEKGRINKKGRGLIQKTLGNN; this is encoded by the coding sequence ATGATCAATCGAAGACAAGTACGAGAAACGGTTCTCAAAGCAATTTACGCACTCCAACTCGGCAAAGATTCTACCCAGCACGTCGCCGACACCATTATCAAGAAAGCAGACTTCACCAAAGAGAAAGACCTTCGCCGTTTCGCTGAGAAATTATTTTTCGAAACTATCGATCATGAAGAAGAACTGGACGAAGTAATTGTCGATCACATCAAGAACTGGGATATAAACCGGCTGGCCTTAATTGACCGCATGATCCTGAAAATGGCCATTTGCGAGTTTATCTATTTCGAAGAAATTCCCACCAAAGTAAGCATTAACGAGGCCATCGAACTGGCTAAACGATACTCAACAGCTAAGTCGGGACGGTTCATAAACGGAATTTTAGATGCTGCTTTGAGCGATTTGAATGAAAAAGGACGCATTAATAAAAAAGGGCGAGGACTCATTCAAAAAACGTTGGGAAATAATTAA
- a CDS encoding N-acyl-D-amino-acid deacylase family protein — translation MKKTISTLILAFSLINFFAGAGELQAQNNEDLLILNGTVVDGTGEDAYQADVLVRGDSIHTIGKISPATLQGIRMIDASGKVVAPGFIDMHAHGNPIRTPEFENFLSMGVTTILLGQDGSSPASGSLADWFEEVEAAKPAVNVAALVGHATLRRSVGLNEDKEVFDRDIERMQTKLRADLTAGAFGMSLGLEYVPGLYAKPDELTALSKVVGEFDGIVMSHMRSEDDSRIAESLEELAELGQYARVHASHFKVVYGKGEERAEEVLNQIESYNREGITFTADTYPYAASYTGIGIVFPTWAKTEKEWKAIMKENPALLREFLESKVEQRNGPDAILFGSGTYAGQTLAEAAKAEGVTPIDFLLQMGPNAGSAAHFVMNEELQGRIAITDGVMISSDGSPGMRHPRGYGSFAKIIRKYVVEDQSLSIEEAVYKMSGLSAQTLGITDRGVLQTGNKADIVIFDPEQVQDKATFSSPHKPATGFEWVIINGQVAKSGSEFSEHRAGVVLRDDK, via the coding sequence ATGAAAAAAACTATTTCCACACTCATCCTTGCTTTTAGCTTAATTAACTTTTTTGCGGGCGCAGGAGAACTTCAGGCTCAAAACAATGAAGATCTATTGATTCTGAACGGAACCGTCGTAGATGGAACCGGGGAAGATGCTTATCAGGCAGATGTATTAGTTCGGGGTGATTCCATCCATACCATTGGTAAGATCAGTCCGGCTACCCTTCAGGGAATACGAATGATAGATGCATCAGGGAAAGTGGTAGCTCCCGGATTTATTGATATGCATGCTCACGGAAATCCAATTAGAACACCGGAATTTGAGAACTTCCTGTCGATGGGTGTTACTACTATTCTGCTTGGTCAGGATGGTTCCTCACCTGCAAGTGGTTCTCTTGCTGATTGGTTTGAAGAGGTGGAAGCTGCAAAACCGGCGGTTAATGTAGCTGCATTAGTGGGGCATGCCACTCTTAGAAGATCGGTAGGTTTGAACGAAGACAAAGAAGTATTTGACCGTGATATCGAGCGAATGCAAACGAAGCTACGAGCTGACCTGACAGCCGGTGCCTTTGGGATGAGCCTTGGACTTGAATACGTGCCGGGGCTTTATGCTAAGCCCGATGAACTAACTGCTCTATCCAAAGTTGTAGGAGAATTTGACGGGATCGTAATGAGTCATATGCGAAGCGAAGACGACTCTCGGATAGCTGAATCTTTAGAAGAATTGGCTGAGTTGGGGCAATATGCCCGCGTTCATGCATCTCACTTTAAAGTCGTTTATGGAAAAGGAGAAGAGCGGGCTGAAGAAGTACTGAATCAGATAGAGTCGTACAATCGGGAAGGAATAACTTTCACTGCAGATACCTATCCGTACGCAGCCAGTTACACCGGAATTGGGATTGTGTTCCCAACCTGGGCCAAAACAGAGAAAGAGTGGAAGGCCATCATGAAGGAGAATCCTGCGCTGCTGCGGGAGTTTCTGGAATCGAAAGTGGAACAGCGAAACGGCCCGGATGCAATTCTGTTCGGGTCAGGTACATATGCCGGCCAAACACTGGCTGAAGCAGCAAAAGCCGAGGGTGTAACTCCCATTGATTTTCTGCTTCAAATGGGTCCAAATGCAGGATCAGCCGCTCATTTTGTAATGAATGAAGAGCTGCAAGGTCGTATTGCCATAACGGATGGAGTGATGATTAGTTCGGATGGGAGTCCGGGTATGCGTCACCCAAGAGGTTACGGCAGCTTTGCCAAGATCATCCGAAAATATGTGGTCGAAGATCAATCCCTTTCCATAGAAGAGGCCGTTTATAAGATGTCGGGGCTGTCAGCACAAACACTTGGAATAACTGATCGGGGTGTACTTCAAACCGGCAATAAAGCGGATATCGTGATTTTTGATCCGGAACAGGTTCAGGATAAAGCCACTTTCTCATCACCTCACAAGCCGGCCACCGGATTTGAGTGGGTGATTATTAACGGACAGGTAGCAAAATCAGGAAGCGAATTTAGTGAACACAGAGCCGGAGTGGTTTTGAGGGATGATAAATGA
- a CDS encoding PAS domain S-box protein, which yields MNFNPGESFFDAQPMFVCEQATLKILDVNSAATEILGYKKKKFLKKRVIDFGEQKSGKKIKDEIPIPAKKSADKIWVFKTKDGKDLYFQLSAHLINYKGRPAKLVIAHNFSEIVEGKRDEKKLLSSQLDLNNFPLAEIEWDASLNIIRWSEKAEDLFGYTEEEAINEKRLLEKFIHEDDLDYVRDTIKETYKNGQKDVSVINRNITKNGDVIYCEWYNSLLYNSDGDVVAMYSLVHDVTDREEALDDAKRSMMSYQDLFNSISDAIYLLDKDGVIIEANEGLESTFGYKRTEVVGKHNRMLSAPGKYDEDQIKEIRERAYDGHPGKYEGWGKRKNGEIFPTEVLVNTGNYFGEKVIIVIERDISDRKESEEALKQREGLFSKLFNSSPIGIALLNEHREVEMVNDGFEQLFGYRENELQGLELDKLIVPEKRHDDAVRLTESAKVTEVTEKRIRKDGTILDVIIYAVPVVVEKSVVGIYGIYVDITDRKKAEEQVRKSLREKEMLLAEVHHRVKNNLAVITGLLELQSYSAKDENAKRILKDSQMRVNSIAMVHEKLYQSDDFSEVDINQYFEELTDVIHKTMKRSDVSVNIELDIIPVKLPIIQAIPCGLLLNEIITNSYKHAFSGRKSGNITVSLSRPCDKLLLQIQDDGVGLPEQPQASIHTSLGMTLIKTLSKQLNASFDYRSEDGAIFEFKFEKSSEEEE from the coding sequence ATGAATTTTAATCCCGGAGAAAGCTTCTTCGATGCTCAGCCTATGTTCGTTTGCGAGCAGGCTACCCTCAAGATTTTAGATGTAAACAGTGCGGCCACTGAGATTTTAGGATATAAAAAAAAGAAGTTCTTAAAGAAAAGAGTAATTGACTTCGGGGAGCAGAAATCAGGTAAAAAGATAAAGGATGAAATCCCTATACCTGCTAAAAAGTCTGCAGATAAGATTTGGGTGTTTAAAACAAAAGACGGAAAGGATCTGTACTTTCAGCTTTCTGCTCACCTCATCAACTATAAAGGGCGGCCCGCTAAACTGGTAATAGCTCATAACTTCTCTGAAATTGTGGAAGGGAAGAGAGATGAAAAGAAATTACTGTCCAGTCAGCTCGACCTGAACAACTTTCCGTTGGCTGAAATTGAATGGGATGCATCCCTGAATATCATTCGCTGGTCAGAAAAAGCCGAAGATCTTTTTGGATATACCGAGGAAGAAGCCATCAACGAGAAGAGGCTGCTGGAAAAGTTCATCCATGAGGATGACCTGGATTATGTGCGAGACACCATCAAGGAAACATATAAGAATGGCCAAAAAGACGTTTCGGTAATCAACAGAAACATTACCAAAAACGGAGATGTAATTTACTGCGAATGGTATAACTCGCTGCTGTACAATTCAGATGGGGATGTGGTGGCCATGTATTCTCTTGTGCACGATGTTACCGACCGCGAAGAAGCCTTAGATGATGCCAAACGCAGCATGATGAGCTACCAGGATTTGTTCAACTCCATAAGTGATGCCATCTACCTGCTGGACAAAGATGGAGTGATTATTGAGGCCAACGAGGGACTCGAAAGCACCTTCGGCTACAAAAGAACCGAGGTAGTAGGTAAACACAACCGAATGCTTTCAGCTCCGGGTAAGTATGATGAAGATCAAATTAAGGAAATCCGTGAGCGGGCTTATGACGGACATCCCGGCAAATATGAAGGATGGGGCAAACGGAAGAACGGCGAAATATTCCCCACCGAAGTGTTGGTAAATACCGGTAATTATTTTGGTGAAAAAGTCATTATAGTGATTGAGCGGGATATTTCTGACCGGAAAGAATCGGAAGAAGCACTTAAGCAGCGTGAAGGGTTATTCAGCAAGCTCTTTAACTCATCACCTATCGGTATTGCCCTGTTAAACGAGCATCGTGAAGTTGAAATGGTTAATGATGGCTTTGAGCAACTGTTCGGGTATCGCGAGAATGAACTGCAGGGGCTGGAGCTGGATAAGTTAATCGTCCCTGAAAAACGACACGATGATGCCGTTCGGCTCACTGAGAGTGCAAAGGTAACCGAAGTAACAGAGAAGCGAATCCGTAAAGACGGCACCATCCTGGATGTGATCATTTACGCCGTTCCGGTAGTAGTAGAAAAAAGCGTGGTAGGTATTTATGGTATTTATGTGGACATCACCGACCGGAAGAAGGCTGAGGAGCAGGTTCGAAAATCACTGCGGGAAAAAGAAATGCTGCTGGCGGAAGTCCACCACCGCGTGAAGAACAACCTTGCCGTAATCACCGGCTTGCTGGAGTTACAATCCTATTCTGCCAAAGATGAAAACGCCAAGCGAATTCTCAAAGACAGCCAGATGCGGGTTAATTCCATCGCGATGGTGCATGAGAAGCTCTACCAGAGTGATGACTTTTCGGAGGTGGACATCAACCAGTATTTTGAAGAACTGACCGATGTAATCCATAAAACCATGAAACGGTCGGATGTGAGCGTAAACATTGAGCTGGATATTATTCCGGTTAAACTCCCCATTATTCAGGCTATTCCCTGTGGTTTACTGCTAAACGAAATCATCACCAACAGCTACAAACATGCTTTTTCCGGCAGAAAGAGCGGTAATATAACGGTGAGCCTTTCCCGGCCGTGCGACAAGCTGCTGCTTCAAATTCAAGACGATGGAGTTGGTCTGCCTGAGCAACCCCAGGCCAGTATCCATACTTCTTTGGGAATGACACTCATCAAAACACTTTCCAAGCAGCTAAATGCTTCATTTGATTATCGCAGCGAGGATGGAGCCATTTTTGAATTCAAGTTCGAGAAGAGCAGCGAAGAAGAGGAGTAG
- the pheS gene encoding phenylalanine--tRNA ligase subunit alpha, with protein sequence MLNDIKALQEEINSFSITDEEQLEAFRLEFLSRNGKVQSMFKNMGKVPKEERAEVGKAMNQVKVLAESKFEEAKAALEQDESKDLSAKDDITLTPPSYPLGSLHPLTQTLEEMKSIFYRLGFTIADGPEIEDDFHNFTALNFPPNHPARDEQDTFFIKKSDDPDVQDLVLRTHTSPVQIRLMENTEPPIRAIMPGRVYRNEAVSPKSYFLFHQVEALYIDENVSVADLKETLITFAKLMFGTDVKYRLRPGFFPFTEPSLEMDIWWGSEQDGKWLEILGSGMVDPNVLKHSGVDPEKYTGFAWGMGVERIAILRHGIDDIRTFYENDIRFLEQFN encoded by the coding sequence ATGCTTAATGATATAAAAGCATTACAGGAAGAAATTAACAGCTTTTCCATAACTGATGAGGAGCAGCTTGAAGCATTCCGTCTTGAATTCTTATCCCGAAACGGGAAAGTACAGTCTATGTTCAAGAATATGGGGAAAGTTCCCAAGGAAGAGCGGGCTGAAGTTGGAAAGGCCATGAACCAAGTGAAAGTGCTGGCTGAATCGAAATTTGAAGAAGCCAAAGCCGCACTCGAGCAAGATGAAAGCAAAGACCTGAGTGCCAAAGACGACATTACCCTCACTCCTCCTTCCTATCCATTAGGTTCACTGCACCCGCTTACTCAGACTTTGGAGGAAATGAAATCTATTTTCTACCGCCTTGGATTTACTATTGCAGACGGACCGGAAATTGAGGACGACTTTCACAATTTTACCGCCCTGAATTTCCCCCCGAATCACCCTGCACGGGATGAACAGGACACCTTTTTTATAAAGAAGAGTGATGATCCCGATGTTCAGGATTTGGTTCTTCGAACGCATACTTCGCCGGTTCAAATTCGGCTGATGGAAAATACGGAACCTCCTATCCGGGCTATTATGCCTGGACGTGTGTACCGGAATGAAGCCGTTTCACCAAAGTCTTATTTCTTATTTCACCAGGTAGAGGCTTTATATATAGATGAAAACGTAAGCGTCGCTGACCTGAAGGAAACCCTTATCACCTTTGCCAAGCTGATGTTTGGCACCGATGTGAAGTACCGACTTCGTCCGGGATTCTTCCCCTTCACCGAACCCAGCCTTGAGATGGATATCTGGTGGGGATCGGAACAAGATGGCAAGTGGCTGGAAATTTTAGGTTCCGGCATGGTCGATCCCAATGTACTCAAGCATTCGGGTGTAGATCCTGAGAAGTACACCGGCTTTGCCTGGGGCATGGGTGTTGAACGTATCGCCATCCTCAGACACGGGATTGACGACATCCGTACCTTCTATGAAAATGACATTCGCTTCCTCGAACAGTTTAACTAA
- the rplT gene encoding 50S ribosomal protein L20, with protein MPRSLNLVASRRRRKKIIDQAKGYWGKRKNVYTIAKNAVEKGLLYQYRDRKNRKRNFRRLWITRINAAARLNGTTYSKLIHGMKTKNMEINRKVLADLAVRDADTFAAIVKEATA; from the coding sequence ATGCCACGTTCATTAAATTTGGTGGCTTCCCGTCGCCGTCGCAAAAAGATCATTGATCAAGCGAAAGGTTACTGGGGCAAGCGTAAGAACGTTTACACCATTGCGAAGAATGCCGTAGAGAAAGGACTTCTCTACCAATACAGAGATCGCAAGAATCGTAAACGTAATTTCCGTCGATTATGGATCACCCGCATCAATGCGGCAGCAAGACTCAACGGTACAACCTATTCTAAACTCATCCACGGGATGAAGACCAAGAATATGGAGATCAACCGTAAGGTACTTGCAGATCTTGCCGTACGCGATGCAGATACGTTTGCTGCTATTGTTAAGGAAGCCACTGCTTAA
- the thrS gene encoding threonine--tRNA ligase — protein sequence MADQKITLTLPDGSQREYSSGTTGLEVAKSIASGLARAALSITVDGEIIDLDRPITKDAEIAINTWDSEDGKYTFWHSSAHLLAEAVQELYPEAKFGIGPPIESGFYYDIDFGDKQISQEDLSKIEDKFIEMARKKNEFDRKEVTKQEALDFYKEKGNEYKVDLIEDLEDGTITFYTQGDFTDLCRGPHIPNTGDVKAVKLTSLAGAYWRGDNESKQLTRIYGISFPKQKMLEEHLTRLEEAKKRDHRKLGKELGIYMIDNMVGSGLPMWLPNGTVLRRTLEAFLRDEQKKRGYKEVITPHIANIELYKTSGHYPYYQDSQYNPMQVDDEEYMLKPMNCPHHHRIYSNDLRSYRDLPLRLAEFGSVYRYEQSGELSGLSRVRGFTQDDAHIYCTHDQLKQEIKHTIELTQFVFNTFGMPVDIRLSYRDDNEKKYGGNTEYWDRAQKEIREVADEMELDYHVAPGEASFYGPKIDFIIRDAIGRKWQLGTVQVDYVMPERFDLTYVGSDNEKHRPVIIHRAPFGSMERFTSILIEHFAGNFPLWLAPEQVRILPISDEQNAYAEYCYEKLNELGVRVELDSRSEQIGGKIRDAETSKIPYMLIVGSKEVEDETVSVRRHKKGDIGTFNFSDFLSDINEEIQTKALPKD from the coding sequence ATGGCAGACCAAAAAATTACGCTTACATTACCCGACGGAAGTCAACGAGAATATTCATCAGGAACCACAGGATTAGAAGTAGCGAAGTCTATAGCATCCGGCTTAGCCCGTGCCGCTCTTAGTATTACCGTGGATGGTGAAATTATTGACCTGGATCGTCCCATTACCAAAGATGCGGAGATAGCTATCAATACCTGGGACAGTGAAGACGGCAAGTACACCTTCTGGCATTCCTCTGCTCACCTGCTCGCGGAAGCCGTACAGGAACTGTACCCCGAAGCCAAATTCGGAATTGGCCCGCCCATCGAAAGTGGATTCTATTACGACATCGATTTTGGTGATAAGCAGATTTCCCAGGAAGACTTGTCAAAGATTGAAGACAAGTTCATCGAGATGGCCCGTAAAAAAAATGAGTTTGACCGAAAGGAAGTAACGAAGCAGGAAGCCCTCGATTTCTACAAAGAAAAAGGTAATGAATATAAAGTGGACCTGATTGAAGATCTGGAAGACGGCACCATTACTTTTTACACACAGGGTGATTTCACCGATCTTTGTCGTGGCCCGCACATCCCCAATACCGGAGATGTGAAAGCGGTTAAGCTCACCAGCCTGGCCGGAGCGTATTGGAGAGGAGATAATGAAAGTAAACAGCTGACTCGTATTTATGGTATCAGCTTTCCCAAGCAGAAAATGCTGGAAGAGCATCTCACCCGTTTGGAAGAAGCCAAAAAAAGGGATCACCGAAAGCTCGGTAAAGAGCTCGGCATTTATATGATCGACAATATGGTAGGCAGTGGCTTACCGATGTGGCTCCCCAATGGAACGGTACTTCGCCGAACGCTGGAGGCATTTCTCCGTGATGAGCAAAAAAAGCGCGGCTATAAAGAGGTCATCACCCCGCATATTGCAAATATTGAGTTGTATAAGACATCCGGGCACTATCCGTATTATCAGGATTCGCAGTACAACCCTATGCAGGTAGATGATGAAGAGTACATGTTGAAGCCGATGAACTGCCCGCACCATCACCGGATTTATTCCAATGATTTGCGCAGTTACCGCGACCTGCCCCTCAGATTGGCTGAGTTCGGCTCGGTGTATCGCTACGAACAATCAGGTGAGTTAAGCGGACTTTCAAGAGTTCGGGGATTTACCCAGGATGATGCTCATATTTATTGCACGCACGACCAGCTGAAACAGGAAATTAAGCATACCATTGAACTCACTCAGTTTGTATTTAACACATTTGGGATGCCGGTCGATATCCGTCTCTCCTATCGTGATGACAACGAGAAAAAATATGGAGGCAACACCGAATACTGGGATCGCGCACAAAAAGAGATTCGGGAAGTAGCCGACGAAATGGAGCTCGACTATCATGTAGCTCCCGGCGAGGCCAGCTTTTACGGACCAAAAATCGATTTTATAATCCGTGATGCAATTGGACGCAAGTGGCAGCTTGGTACTGTTCAGGTCGATTATGTAATGCCTGAACGATTTGACCTGACCTATGTCGGTTCAGACAATGAGAAGCACCGGCCGGTTATCATTCACCGTGCGCCTTTTGGATCGATGGAAAGGTTCACCAGTATTCTGATTGAACATTTTGCCGGAAACTTCCCGCTGTGGCTGGCTCCGGAACAAGTACGCATTCTTCCCATATCTGATGAACAAAATGCGTATGCTGAATATTGCTATGAGAAATTGAATGAACTTGGGGTTCGGGTTGAACTGGATTCCCGAAGTGAGCAGATCGGAGGAAAAATCCGGGATGCTGAAACGAGTAAGATCCCATATATGTTAATAGTGGGAAGTAAGGAAGTAGAAGATGAAACTGTTTCCGTTCGCCGCCATAAAAAAGGCGATATTGGAACTTTCAATTTTTCTGATTTTCTTTCAGACATAAACGAAGAAATTCAAACAAAAGCTTTACCTAAAGACTAA
- the rpmI gene encoding 50S ribosomal protein L35 translates to MPKMKSNSGAKKRFKVTGSGKIKRKKAYKRHILTKKSSKTKRQLGKDTLVDKADEKSIKRQLPYQS, encoded by the coding sequence ATGCCAAAAATGAAAAGTAATAGTGGTGCTAAAAAGCGGTTTAAAGTTACCGGTTCCGGTAAAATTAAGCGTAAGAAAGCTTACAAGCGTCACATTCTGACAAAGAAAAGTAGTAAAACAAAAAGACAGCTTGGAAAAGACACATTGGTTGACAAAGCCGATGAAAAGTCTATCAAAAGACAGCTGCCTTATCAATCTTAA
- the ychF gene encoding redox-regulated ATPase YchF codes for MSLRCGIVGLPNVGKSTLFNALSNAGAESANFPFCTIDPNVGMVPVPDDRLHILAELAESKNVLPATIEFVDIAGLVKGASEGKGKGNAFLSHIREVDLILHVVRCFDDNDIIHVEGSVDPERDIRIIEEELILKDLESVEKRVEKLKKEAKGGDKAKVAQLEIVQRLADHLGEGNSARTFEVYKEEREAYKDLFLLSDKQVLYACNVGESDLEDGNEYVDTVKEIASEHDDETVMFCAKIEAEIAELDEDEKEMFLEELGVPSAGLDRLIKGAFKELGLITYFTAGPKEARAWTIKKGTKAPQAAGVIHTDFEKGFIRAETIAFKDYEELGSEKAAREAGKMRQEGKEYVVQDGDVLLFRFNV; via the coding sequence ATGAGCTTAAGATGTGGAATTGTTGGGCTACCCAACGTAGGTAAATCAACCTTATTTAATGCCCTGAGTAACGCCGGAGCCGAATCAGCTAACTTCCCTTTTTGTACCATCGACCCGAATGTGGGCATGGTTCCAGTCCCCGACGACAGACTACATATACTTGCAGAGCTGGCTGAATCCAAAAACGTGCTGCCGGCAACCATCGAGTTTGTGGATATTGCAGGTTTGGTGAAAGGAGCTTCGGAAGGAAAAGGGAAGGGGAATGCCTTTTTATCTCATATCCGTGAAGTTGACCTGATCCTGCATGTAGTTCGTTGCTTTGATGATAATGATATCATTCACGTGGAAGGAAGCGTTGATCCAGAGCGGGATATTCGCATCATTGAGGAAGAATTGATTCTGAAAGACCTGGAATCGGTTGAAAAGCGGGTTGAAAAGCTGAAGAAAGAAGCTAAAGGCGGCGATAAAGCCAAAGTAGCCCAGTTAGAGATCGTTCAAAGGCTGGCGGATCATTTGGGAGAAGGCAATTCAGCCCGGACTTTCGAAGTCTACAAAGAAGAGCGGGAAGCCTACAAAGACCTGTTCCTGCTATCCGACAAGCAGGTGCTTTATGCCTGTAACGTTGGAGAATCTGACCTGGAAGACGGGAATGAATATGTAGATACCGTCAAGGAGATTGCTTCTGAGCACGACGATGAAACTGTAATGTTTTGTGCTAAGATTGAAGCTGAAATCGCCGAGCTGGATGAAGACGAAAAGGAAATGTTCCTGGAAGAATTAGGCGTACCAAGTGCAGGTTTAGACCGATTAATTAAAGGAGCCTTCAAAGAGCTTGGGTTGATTACGTACTTCACAGCAGGACCTAAAGAAGCGCGTGCCTGGACCATCAAAAAAGGGACTAAAGCCCCACAGGCAGCCGGGGTCATACACACCGATTTCGAAAAAGGATTTATCCGTGCCGAGACTATTGCTTTCAAGGACTATGAAGAACTCGGATCAGAAAAAGCCGCTCGCGAAGCCGGAAAAATGCGTCAGGAAGGAAAGGAGTATGTGGTGCAAGACGGTGATGTACTGCTTTTCCGTTTTAATGTTTAA
- a CDS encoding metallophosphoesterase family protein — protein sequence MASHPEIIAIGDIHGCAESNEALLNTLDDTYNNKPTYVFLGDYTDRGPDSRRVVEQLIEFDQNHECVFLTGNHDQMLLDAYEKGEWNLWLSNGGNTTLSNYDSSPGDFDLPEEHYEFFKNTVLYWETEDYFFVHGGISPDLTIQENLESKYERDQFIWQRDHVYARKNVWEKTVVFGHTPVKEPIVEPNMLGIDTGCVYKERGYGVLTAVALPETKFIQQESLDF from the coding sequence ATGGCATCACATCCTGAAATTATAGCAATTGGCGACATTCACGGGTGTGCAGAATCTAATGAAGCACTGCTTAACACACTTGATGATACTTACAACAATAAACCGACTTACGTATTCCTGGGAGATTATACGGATCGCGGTCCCGACTCCCGGCGGGTGGTAGAACAGCTTATTGAATTTGACCAGAATCATGAGTGTGTTTTTCTGACCGGCAATCATGACCAAATGCTGCTGGACGCCTACGAAAAAGGGGAATGGAATTTATGGCTGAGCAATGGTGGAAATACCACTTTGAGTAACTACGATTCATCCCCGGGCGACTTTGACCTGCCGGAGGAGCATTACGAGTTTTTCAAAAACACCGTGCTGTACTGGGAGACCGAAGATTATTTTTTTGTGCACGGTGGCATATCTCCCGATTTGACGATTCAGGAAAACCTGGAAAGTAAATACGAGCGTGATCAGTTTATCTGGCAGCGCGATCATGTGTATGCGCGCAAGAATGTGTGGGAGAAAACGGTGGTTTTTGGTCATACTCCGGTAAAGGAACCCATTGTAGAACCAAACATGCTGGGCATAGACACCGGCTGTGTGTATAAAGAAAGAGGCTATGGCGTTTTAACGGCTGTGGCTCTCCCCGAAACCAAATTTATTCAACAAGAAAGTTTAGACTTTTAA
- the infC gene encoding translation initiation factor IF-3: protein MARRSYQRRPQNEDRPRINEEINAAKVRVIKPDEEHEITTAERALQIAASYDLDLVEVAPKAKPPVCKVIDYGKFMYEKKKKEKEAKKKQHTISVKELRFRPNTDDHDLEFKTRHAREFLEGGDKVKATVQFRGRDMLYTEKGELLLLQLAKDLSDVGKIESKPNMEGRRMIMMLAPSKS, encoded by the coding sequence ATCGCAAGAAGAAGTTATCAGAGACGACCACAAAACGAGGATCGTCCTCGAATTAATGAAGAAATCAATGCTGCTAAGGTTCGGGTTATCAAACCTGACGAAGAGCATGAAATTACGACAGCTGAACGCGCCCTGCAGATAGCTGCATCGTATGATTTGGATCTCGTAGAGGTCGCCCCAAAAGCCAAGCCCCCGGTTTGCAAGGTGATTGACTATGGGAAATTTATGTACGAGAAAAAGAAAAAAGAGAAAGAAGCGAAGAAAAAACAGCATACCATATCTGTTAAAGAATTGCGCTTCCGTCCGAACACGGACGATCATGATCTTGAATTCAAAACCCGCCACGCACGAGAATTTTTGGAAGGTGGCGACAAGGTGAAAGCAACTGTACAGTTCCGTGGACGAGATATGCTTTACACTGAAAAAGGCGAATTATTGCTTCTGCAGCTTGCTAAAGACCTTTCTGATGTAGGCAAGATTGAAAGTAAGCCTAACATGGAAGGCCGCAGAATGATCATGATGCTCGCCCCATCTAAAAGTTAA